One genomic segment of Flavobacteriaceae bacterium includes these proteins:
- a CDS encoding AAA family ATPase produces MSSSKKTTDFYEDLIKKHPYSPTNKQAKSFRLLTSFIFDSNTDSIFLLKGYAGTGKTAVISTVVNNLWETGKKAVLLAPTGRAAKVISVNTKKQAFTIHKKIYFPKKQKDGTVDFVIQPNRHTNTLFIIDEASMISDTFQDTRFFDKRVLLDDLVSYVYSGRNCKMIFIGDTAQLPPVKSIISPALEAERLETTYHKEIIEIELDEVVRQQEYSGILANATLLRMLIDNNAFHFKFDIEYPDVIRLTDGYDMEDAMVTAYNNEGIEDTVFIVRTNKRANQYNQQIRTRIVGQENEISTGDHIMVVKNNYFWLKNASMAHFIANGDICEILRIRAIKELYGFRFVEVEIRMIDYPDQKPFETILLLDTLTSEKSSLSHEDSTKLYEAVKEDYAHEKPRYKQVISIKENKYFNALQIKFSYAITCHKSQGGQWNTVFIEQPYLPTGPDKEYLRWLYTAITRARKKLYLIGFKDDFFELNSF; encoded by the coding sequence ATGAGTTCGTCAAAAAAAACAACGGATTTTTATGAAGATCTTATAAAAAAGCACCCTTATTCACCTACAAATAAACAGGCGAAATCATTTCGTTTACTTACAAGCTTTATATTTGACAGCAACACTGATTCTATTTTTTTACTAAAAGGATATGCAGGTACCGGAAAAACAGCGGTTATCAGTACAGTCGTAAATAATTTATGGGAAACAGGAAAAAAAGCCGTGTTACTGGCACCTACCGGAAGAGCAGCAAAAGTGATTTCTGTAAACACTAAAAAGCAGGCATTTACCATACATAAGAAAATTTACTTTCCTAAGAAACAAAAAGATGGTACTGTAGATTTTGTTATACAACCCAACAGGCATACAAATACACTGTTTATAATAGACGAAGCTTCTATGATTTCCGATACATTTCAGGATACCCGTTTTTTTGACAAACGCGTTCTATTAGATGACCTTGTTTCGTATGTATATTCAGGGCGTAATTGTAAAATGATTTTTATTGGAGATACTGCTCAATTACCCCCGGTAAAGTCAATAATAAGTCCTGCATTGGAAGCTGAAAGGCTGGAAACCACATATCACAAAGAAATCATAGAAATAGAATTGGATGAAGTGGTACGGCAGCAGGAATATTCAGGGATTCTTGCAAATGCTACCTTATTGAGAATGCTAATTGATAATAACGCTTTTCATTTTAAGTTTGATATTGAGTATCCGGACGTGATTCGATTAACAGACGGATATGATATGGAAGACGCAATGGTTACAGCATACAATAATGAAGGGATAGAAGATACAGTTTTTATTGTAAGAACTAATAAGAGAGCTAACCAATATAATCAGCAAATAAGGACACGGATCGTAGGCCAGGAAAATGAGATTTCAACAGGAGATCATATTATGGTGGTAAAGAATAATTATTTTTGGCTAAAAAACGCTTCAATGGCGCATTTTATAGCTAATGGAGATATCTGTGAGATATTGAGAATTAGAGCTATAAAAGAATTGTACGGATTTAGGTTTGTCGAGGTTGAAATACGAATGATAGATTATCCGGATCAGAAGCCATTTGAAACCATCTTACTTTTAGATACATTAACCAGCGAAAAATCTTCACTATCGCATGAAGATTCAACGAAGTTATATGAAGCCGTAAAAGAAGATTATGCTCATGAAAAACCCCGGTATAAGCAAGTAATATCCATAAAAGAGAATAAGTATTTCAATGCGCTGCAAATCAAGTTTTCTTATGCTATAACATGTCATAAATCTCAGGGCGGACAATGGAATACGGTCTTTATAGAGCAACCTTATTTACCAACAGGCCCGGATAAAGAATATTTACGATGGTTGTATACAGCCATTACAAGGGCCCGAAAAAAGCTGTATTTAATTGGTTTTAAAGATGATTTTTTTGAATTGAACTCATTTTGA
- a CDS encoding DUF3822 family protein: MTVQKRAVSKNISEEKITSKNLSIQFSLDGFSFSISNQHDEIYLLKEYSFRETVSIAVCLNKIVTTFKTEKELQSDFKNVSVIHQNYLNTLVPDSLFDTNELKSYLKFTVKILATDRIDSDSISKTRVKNVYIPYININNFLFQNFGPFEFKHHMTVLIEKLLLKNNGFRFYIHVSKHHVDIIVIEGISLIFANSFEYHSKEDFIYYILFVAEQLKLNPEKLKVILLGEIENESDLFSIVYKYIREVSFLKNDHFLLSNTPDFSRHSNFILLG; this comes from the coding sequence ATGACCGTGCAAAAGAGAGCAGTAAGTAAAAATATTTCAGAAGAAAAAATTACATCAAAAAATTTATCCATCCAATTTAGTTTGGATGGATTTTCTTTTTCTATCTCAAATCAACACGACGAAATATATCTTTTAAAAGAGTATTCTTTTCGGGAAACGGTATCTATAGCTGTATGTTTAAACAAAATTGTTACCACATTTAAAACCGAAAAAGAATTACAATCCGATTTTAAAAATGTTTCCGTAATTCATCAAAACTATTTAAACACTCTGGTTCCGGATAGTTTGTTTGATACCAATGAATTGAAATCTTATCTTAAATTTACCGTAAAAATATTGGCTACGGATCGTATTGATTCTGATTCAATTTCCAAAACCAGAGTCAAGAATGTATATATTCCCTACATCAATATTAACAATTTTTTGTTCCAAAATTTTGGGCCGTTTGAATTTAAACACCATATGACCGTGTTGATAGAAAAATTATTATTGAAAAATAATGGCTTTCGGTTTTATATTCATGTATCCAAACATCACGTTGATATTATTGTTATAGAGGGTATTTCACTTATTTTTGCTAATTCTTTTGAATATCATTCCAAAGAAGATTTCATTTATTATATTTTGTTTGTCGCAGAGCAACTAAAATTAAATCCCGAAAAATTAAAAGTGATTTTATTAGGAGAAATTGAAAATGAATCTGACCTTTTTAGCATCGTATACAAATACATCCGAGAGGTATCATTTTTAAAAAATGACCATTTCCTTCTCTCCAATACACCTGATTTTTCTAGGCATTCAAATTTCATCTTACTAGGATAA
- a CDS encoding methyltransferase, with the protein MRIISGTYKGRRITVPKNLPVRPTTGMAKESLFNILHNHFYFEDVSVIDLFAGTGNISYEFASRSTTDIYAIDSHFACIKFIRDTANKFEFSIHPYKSDVYKFLEKTSLKTDIIFADPPYDFKIEKLIEIADLVFQNKILKSQGILIIEHSKHTDMSDHPNFSYSRKYGGNKFSFFKELK; encoded by the coding sequence TTGAGAATCATATCAGGCACATACAAAGGCAGGAGAATTACAGTACCAAAAAATTTGCCCGTTAGGCCCACAACAGGTATGGCTAAGGAATCTTTATTCAACATTCTTCACAATCATTTTTATTTTGAAGATGTTTCCGTAATCGATCTATTTGCCGGAACCGGTAATATAAGCTATGAATTTGCTTCACGAAGCACAACAGATATCTATGCAATAGATAGTCATTTTGCTTGTATAAAATTCATTCGCGATACAGCTAATAAATTTGAGTTTTCAATTCACCCTTATAAAAGTGATGTTTATAAATTTTTAGAGAAAACTTCTTTAAAAACAGACATTATTTTCGCAGACCCTCCTTATGATTTCAAAATTGAAAAACTCATAGAGATAGCAGATTTAGTTTTCCAAAATAAAATATTAAAGAGTCAGGGAATATTGATCATCGAACATTCAAAACATACGGATATGAGCGATCATCCGAATTTTAGTTATAGCAGAAAATATGGTGGAAATAAGTTTAGTTTTTTTAAAGAACTAAAGTAA
- a CDS encoding AAA domain-containing protein, translated as MSDVAAVDQLVSNYKKLKTEIGKIIIGQEEAIDLVLLSVFCGGHSLLIGVPGLAKTLLVNTISDVLGLHFKRIQFTPDLMPSDILGSEILDEKRQFKFIKGPIFSNIILADEINRTPPKTQAALLEAMQEHSVTIAGTHYKLDTPFYVLATQNPIEQEGTYPLPEAQLDRFMFSIHLDYPSFNEEVKVVKNTTSDMDISLSSYFVASEIIEAQKLIRKVPVTDNVIEYAVSLVGKTRPKSKEATDMARKYLDWGAGPRASQNLILAAKGHAVIQGKYAPDIEDVKVVAVPILSHRIVKNYKAEAEGITLTEIINSLL; from the coding sequence ATGTCTGACGTAGCTGCTGTAGACCAATTAGTTTCCAATTATAAGAAGCTAAAAACTGAAATAGGAAAAATAATAATAGGGCAGGAAGAAGCAATTGATTTGGTATTGCTATCTGTTTTTTGCGGAGGGCATTCTTTATTGATTGGTGTTCCGGGTTTGGCTAAAACATTGTTGGTGAATACTATTTCCGATGTTTTAGGATTGCATTTTAAGAGGATTCAATTTACACCGGATTTAATGCCTTCAGATATTCTGGGCAGTGAAATATTAGATGAGAAAAGGCAATTCAAATTTATCAAAGGCCCCATATTTTCTAATATTATTCTTGCGGATGAGATTAACAGGACACCGCCTAAAACGCAAGCTGCTTTACTGGAAGCAATGCAAGAGCACTCTGTAACAATAGCCGGAACACATTATAAATTAGACACACCTTTTTATGTATTGGCTACTCAAAACCCGATAGAACAAGAAGGAACATATCCGCTGCCTGAAGCCCAATTGGACAGGTTTATGTTTTCTATTCACTTGGACTATCCTTCATTTAACGAAGAAGTTAAAGTGGTAAAAAATACTACTTCCGATATGGATATTTCTTTGAGTTCTTATTTTGTTGCATCTGAAATTATTGAAGCACAAAAGCTAATAAGAAAAGTTCCTGTTACAGACAACGTTATTGAATATGCCGTTTCGTTAGTAGGAAAAACACGCCCAAAATCTAAGGAAGCTACGGATATGGCGAGAAAATACCTAGATTGGGGAGCAGGCCCAAGAGCTTCTCAAAATTTAATATTGGCTGCCAAAGGGCATGCGGTTATTCAGGGAAAATACGCTCCGGACATAGAAGATGTGAAAGTAGTGGCAGTACCTATTTTATCTCATAGGATAGTAAAAAACTATAAGGCCGAAGCAGAAGGAATCACCTTAACCGAGATTATCAATTCATTACTTTAG
- a CDS encoding peptidylprolyl isomerase — translation MLHKVKILKCISLSLIYTVVCIQQAHSQKIKIDGVGVVVGKNIVLDSDIEKFKLELENNSEGKIKISDCEMLEQLMLQKLLAHHAVIDSIVVTDTEVNAAVENNINYFAQQYGGKDKVPEIYGFNSIGELKTELFKIEKENVLIKKEQQKLTEKIDVTPEEVRLYYNGLKEKNELPEFPAEIQLAQIVVYAKPTEEENQRVINELSKLKKDIEEGASIRMKAIINSEDPAVTTNGGKYEITKDSPFIKEFKETVFSLEIGEVSEPFETDFGYHIIQLHEIKGNTRSASHILLRPQIDDNKLTAAQNLVTQIRKDITAGKITFEEAVKKYSEDKDTKNNGGLIVNPYTGESTFDLTRMDPALYARVNNLQSGKMTEPFYDETRTGEKMHKVIMMRDRTDTHIADLVDDYVKIHDLALQKKKQETIAKWAKEKIVDTYVKIGREYDKCTFDRNWKKLANR, via the coding sequence ATGCTACACAAAGTAAAAATTTTAAAATGTATTAGCCTGTCACTTATATATACTGTTGTATGCATTCAACAAGCGCATTCTCAAAAAATTAAGATTGACGGAGTGGGAGTTGTGGTAGGCAAAAATATTGTATTGGATTCTGACATAGAAAAATTTAAATTAGAACTGGAAAATAACAGTGAGGGAAAAATAAAAATCTCGGATTGCGAAATGTTGGAACAATTGATGTTACAAAAACTATTAGCACATCACGCAGTGATTGACAGTATTGTAGTAACAGATACGGAGGTGAATGCTGCCGTTGAGAATAATATTAATTATTTTGCTCAACAATATGGAGGAAAAGATAAAGTCCCTGAAATTTACGGTTTTAATAGTATAGGAGAGTTAAAAACAGAGCTCTTTAAAATTGAAAAAGAAAATGTATTAATTAAAAAAGAACAACAGAAATTAACTGAAAAAATTGACGTGACCCCGGAAGAAGTGCGTTTGTATTATAATGGATTAAAAGAAAAAAATGAGTTGCCGGAGTTTCCTGCTGAAATTCAATTAGCTCAAATTGTTGTGTATGCAAAACCTACGGAGGAAGAAAATCAGAGAGTTATTAATGAGCTTTCTAAATTAAAAAAAGATATAGAAGAGGGGGCTAGTATCCGCATGAAAGCCATCATTAATTCTGAGGATCCTGCTGTTACTACTAATGGAGGGAAATATGAAATTACAAAAGACAGTCCTTTTATTAAAGAATTTAAAGAAACGGTTTTTTCCTTAGAGATAGGTGAGGTATCCGAGCCTTTTGAAACAGATTTTGGATATCATATTATTCAGTTACATGAAATTAAAGGAAATACCCGAAGTGCTTCTCATATTCTGTTGAGACCACAAATTGATGATAATAAACTAACAGCTGCTCAAAATTTAGTCACCCAAATTAGAAAGGATATTACGGCAGGAAAAATAACTTTTGAAGAAGCAGTTAAAAAATATTCCGAAGATAAGGACACAAAAAATAACGGAGGTTTGATTGTTAATCCATATACCGGAGAATCTACTTTTGATTTGACCAGAATGGATCCTGCACTATATGCAAGAGTCAATAATTTACAAAGCGGAAAAATGACAGAGCCCTTTTACGATGAGACCCGGACAGGAGAAAAAATGCATAAAGTGATCATGATGAGAGACCGTACAGATACACATATAGCAGACCTTGTTGATGATTATGTAAAAATACATGACCTTGCTTTGCAAAAGAAAAAACAAGAAACCATTGCTAAATGGGCTAAAGAAAAAATAGTAGATACCTATGTTAAAATTGGCCGGGAGTATGATAAATGTACTTTTGACAGAAACTGGAAAAAATTAGCAAATAGATAA
- a CDS encoding peptidylprolyl isomerase: MKKIIVLICLTLLMTNSYGQKKDKILVTINNEEIKVSEFKRVFEKNLETIETKEGRDVLKNLELFINYKLKVNEAYKLKLDTSRPYKREINTYRNQLIAPYLQDKKVLEKLVTEAYDRTKKEIRASHILLKFPRNYKPEDTLSVYKKIMHIRDSIVGEKANFSEVAKKYSEDSSVKINGGDLGFFSAFRMVYDFEDMAYKTPIGEVSMPFKTRFGYHIVKKIAERPSRGEIEVAHILLSDKTAAGKQKIDSVYHKLLAGTSFDVLVKEYSDDVNTKNKGGKLNRFGSGRMIRPFEDIGFSLKNVGDYSKPFQTQFGWHIIKLIGKYPVLPFEKMKEEMSSKIKRNGRAKLSDIAVLNKLKKEYEITEYEAAKEIFKREDIRDISKDSLQDIILSINGKDIKQETFVSYIKYRTNKSTEFLFNDFIDAQVKTYFKENLVHTELEYAYQLQEYKDGILLFELMNQKIWEKSSKDTIGLQTYFDANRANYTEKYLSKIRGKVISDYQDYLEKRWIARLRENNSVKINKRALKKLIKYYRKEE; this comes from the coding sequence ATGAAAAAAATAATAGTTCTCATTTGTCTTACATTATTGATGACAAATTCGTATGGTCAAAAAAAAGATAAAATACTGGTTACCATTAATAATGAAGAAATCAAAGTTTCAGAATTTAAACGGGTTTTTGAAAAGAATCTGGAAACCATAGAAACCAAAGAAGGAAGGGATGTCTTAAAGAATTTAGAGCTCTTTATTAATTATAAACTTAAGGTCAATGAAGCGTATAAGTTGAAGTTAGATACGTCCCGACCGTATAAGAGAGAAATAAATACTTATAGGAATCAACTAATAGCTCCTTATTTACAAGATAAAAAGGTTTTGGAAAAATTGGTAACAGAAGCGTACGATAGAACAAAAAAAGAAATAAGAGCAAGTCATATATTATTGAAGTTTCCACGCAATTACAAACCCGAAGATACTTTATCTGTTTACAAAAAGATAATGCACATCAGAGATTCTATAGTTGGCGAAAAGGCAAATTTTTCTGAAGTAGCTAAAAAATATTCGGAAGACAGTTCGGTGAAAATAAACGGAGGTGATTTAGGCTTTTTTAGTGCATTTCGGATGGTGTATGATTTTGAAGATATGGCTTATAAAACACCTATTGGAGAAGTTTCCATGCCATTTAAAACCAGATTTGGATACCATATTGTTAAAAAAATAGCAGAACGACCCTCCAGAGGCGAAATAGAGGTTGCTCATATCTTACTATCCGATAAAACGGCAGCCGGGAAGCAAAAGATAGATTCCGTATATCATAAATTACTCGCCGGAACTTCATTTGACGTTTTGGTAAAAGAATATTCTGATGATGTAAACACAAAAAATAAAGGTGGTAAATTAAATAGATTCGGATCGGGAAGAATGATAAGACCTTTTGAAGATATTGGATTTTCCTTGAAAAATGTAGGTGATTATAGCAAGCCTTTCCAAACGCAATTTGGTTGGCATATTATAAAATTAATTGGTAAATATCCTGTTTTACCCTTTGAAAAAATGAAAGAAGAAATGAGCTCTAAAATTAAAAGAAACGGAAGAGCAAAACTATCGGATATTGCTGTTTTAAATAAGCTTAAAAAAGAATATGAGATAACCGAGTATGAAGCTGCAAAAGAAATTTTTAAAAGAGAAGACATTCGGGACATTTCTAAAGACTCTTTACAGGATATTATACTTAGTATTAACGGGAAAGACATAAAACAAGAAACATTTGTTTCATATATTAAATATAGGACTAATAAATCTACCGAGTTTCTTTTTAATGATTTTATAGATGCTCAGGTAAAAACATATTTTAAAGAAAATCTGGTGCATACGGAACTTGAATATGCATACCAGTTGCAGGAGTATAAAGACGGGATTTTATTATTCGAATTGATGAATCAAAAAATATGGGAAAAATCTTCTAAAGATACCATAGGCTTGCAAACCTATTTTGATGCTAACAGAGCAAACTACACGGAAAAATATCTAAGTAAAATCAGAGGAAAGGTCATTAGTGATTATCAGGATTATTTAGAGAAGAGATGGATTGCAAGGTTAAGAGAGAATAATAGTGTGAAAATTAATAAAAGAGCACTTAAAAAACTGATTAAATACTACAGAAAAGAAGAATGA
- a CDS encoding DUF493 family protein: MAGKEEVFYKKLKTQLKETTTFPTDYMYKFIVPADRNQVQEVQQIFDKGGVVVNTKKSKTGKYVSVSIIISVLTADEVIKYYRKAEKIEGIISL; encoded by the coding sequence ATGGCCGGTAAAGAAGAGGTATTTTATAAAAAATTAAAAACTCAACTGAAAGAAACAACAACATTTCCTACAGATTATATGTATAAATTTATTGTTCCTGCCGATAGAAATCAGGTACAAGAGGTACAGCAAATATTTGACAAAGGAGGAGTTGTAGTAAACACTAAAAAATCTAAAACAGGAAAGTATGTCAGTGTATCTATAATCATTAGTGTACTTACTGCAGACGAAGTGATAAAGTATTACAGAAAGGCTGAAAAAATTGAAGGAATTATATCGTTATAA
- a CDS encoding AAA family ATPase, which yields MQQKIVLIGGPGTGKTSVVNQLVKQGYYCMPEISREITLNAQKEGIDQLFLTDPLLFSKLLLEGREKQFLNAAEVTDEWVFFDRGLPDIYAYLEFSNTKYPPYFKEKCTFHKYDKVYLFLPWKEIYHNDNERYEAFEGAKKINSFIEKAYRELGYTLINVPFGSLKERTDFIINSLKSDI from the coding sequence ATGCAACAAAAAATTGTTTTAATAGGCGGGCCGGGTACGGGAAAAACTTCTGTAGTGAATCAATTAGTTAAGCAAGGATATTATTGTATGCCGGAAATTTCCAGAGAAATTACGCTAAATGCTCAAAAAGAAGGCATTGACCAGCTTTTCTTAACCGATCCGTTATTGTTTAGCAAACTTTTACTGGAAGGTAGAGAAAAACAATTTTTAAATGCTGCTGAGGTAACTGATGAGTGGGTATTTTTTGACAGGGGCTTACCGGATATATATGCCTATCTGGAGTTCAGCAATACAAAATACCCTCCATATTTTAAAGAGAAGTGTACGTTTCACAAGTATGATAAAGTATATCTTTTTTTACCGTGGAAAGAAATTTATCACAATGATAATGAACGGTATGAAGCCTTTGAAGGTGCAAAAAAAATCAATTCTTTTATCGAAAAAGCATATCGGGAATTAGGTTATACCCTGATAAATGTTCCTTTTGGTTCTCTTAAAGAAAGAACCGATTTCATTATTAATTCGCTTAAAAGCGATATATGA
- a CDS encoding RecQ family ATP-dependent DNA helicase has protein sequence MKKPIDILQRYWKHTEFRDTQEAIISSILEKKDTLVVLPTGGGKSICFQIPALLSDGVCIVISPTISLMKDQVKHLNEKGITAVTINAGSSQGEVITVFDALKSEVSKFLYISPERLSATFIKEKIKELNVHLIAIDEAHCISEWGHDFRPSYRNINTLKEIHPKATCVALTATATLKVIDDIIKNLDIPNAAIFKKSMKRAQLAYRVIDAEDKLGKLLQFFSKKKSPAIVYVNSRKKTQEIASFLNANHIRASFYHGGLSFPEKQIAYDDWIREKTKIMVATNAFGMGIDKANVGLVIHLDIPNSIENYVQEAGRAGRNGNKAFSVVLQNNNDTRKYKEQLESALPTIKEVKEVYKKLNQYFGIAYGELPGNAFHIHFSEFCHRYHLYFSKTTTIFNLLVNNGIIAINTAFNKKSTLQFRISSERLIRYKKQSSTIKKIIDTIIRNYTGIFDHKIKIDEFFIAKKAQTTSKNVTNVLTKLHREEIVRYKATATANTIYFLVQREDDRTINRISKNITIYLKQRKQKGIELIHFIKNKTVCRSAQLLFYFGEITTVDCGVCDVCLSQRYQTTDYSPEILKLLKRHPELSSAEIQTYINANEKDILIYLQHLLSEEKIGISDYNKYYIK, from the coding sequence ATGAAGAAACCCATAGACATACTTCAACGATATTGGAAACATACTGAGTTTAGAGACACTCAGGAAGCTATTATTTCGTCCATTTTAGAAAAAAAGGATACCCTTGTTGTTTTGCCAACCGGTGGAGGGAAATCTATTTGTTTTCAAATTCCTGCACTGCTATCAGACGGAGTATGCATTGTCATTTCACCTACTATCTCTTTGATGAAAGATCAGGTGAAACACCTAAATGAAAAAGGAATTACAGCAGTTACCATAAATGCCGGTAGCAGTCAGGGTGAAGTAATTACTGTCTTCGATGCCTTAAAATCAGAAGTTTCTAAGTTCTTGTATATTTCGCCCGAAAGGCTCTCCGCTACATTTATTAAAGAAAAAATAAAAGAGTTAAACGTACATTTAATTGCCATTGATGAAGCACATTGTATTTCCGAATGGGGGCACGATTTCAGACCTTCGTATAGAAATATCAATACTCTTAAAGAAATACATCCAAAAGCCACCTGTGTTGCCCTTACCGCAACAGCAACATTAAAAGTAATAGATGATATCATTAAAAATCTGGATATTCCAAATGCTGCTATTTTTAAAAAATCGATGAAAAGAGCACAGCTGGCATATCGGGTAATTGATGCCGAAGATAAATTGGGCAAACTACTGCAGTTTTTTTCAAAAAAAAAAAGTCCGGCTATTGTATACGTAAATTCCCGCAAAAAAACGCAAGAAATAGCTTCTTTTTTAAATGCAAACCATATCAGAGCTTCTTTTTATCACGGAGGGTTAAGTTTCCCGGAAAAACAAATCGCCTATGATGACTGGATTCGCGAAAAAACCAAAATTATGGTTGCCACCAATGCTTTTGGAATGGGTATTGATAAAGCCAATGTCGGCCTTGTTATTCACTTAGACATACCCAATAGCATTGAAAATTATGTACAAGAAGCAGGCAGGGCCGGTAGAAACGGAAATAAGGCTTTCTCTGTTGTTTTACAAAACAACAATGATACCCGGAAATATAAAGAACAATTAGAAAGTGCATTGCCCACTATAAAAGAAGTAAAAGAAGTATATAAAAAACTCAATCAATATTTTGGTATTGCTTACGGCGAACTTCCCGGAAATGCTTTTCATATACATTTTTCCGAATTTTGTCATCGCTATCATCTTTATTTTTCAAAAACTACTACCATTTTTAACCTATTAGTGAATAATGGTATTATAGCAATAAATACTGCTTTCAACAAAAAGTCAACATTGCAATTTAGGATTAGTTCCGAGAGATTGATCCGTTATAAAAAACAATCCTCAACTATTAAAAAAATCATAGATACTATTATACGAAACTATACCGGAATCTTTGATCATAAAATAAAAATTGATGAATTTTTCATCGCAAAAAAAGCACAAACCACGTCAAAAAATGTAACAAATGTGCTTACAAAATTGCACCGTGAAGAAATAGTACGATACAAAGCAACGGCAACGGCAAATACTATCTATTTTTTAGTTCAGAGAGAAGATGACAGAACTATTAACCGAATCTCAAAAAATATAACTATATATTTAAAACAACGAAAACAAAAAGGAATAGAGCTCATACATTTCATTAAAAATAAAACCGTATGCAGAAGTGCACAACTTCTATTTTATTTTGGAGAAATAACCACTGTTGATTGTGGGGTTTGCGATGTTTGTCTAAGTCAAAGGTATCAAACAACAGATTATTCTCCGGAGATATTAAAACTTCTTAAAAGGCATCCTGAACTATCATCGGCAGAAATTCAGACATATATAAATGCAAACGAAAAAGACATTTTAATATATTTGCAACACCTCTTGTCAGAAGAAAAAATTGGCATTAGTGATTACAATAAATACTATATAAAATGA
- a CDS encoding methionyl-tRNA formyltransferase: MGTPDFAVTILRTLIENNHHIVGVITAPDKPSGRGRKLNESAVKKYAKSQGLLVLQPANLKKEVFLSELKELHADLQIVVAFRILPKVVWNMPKMGTFNLHASLLPNYRGAAPIHWAIMNGEHKTGVTTFFIDDKIDTGAIILQKEIHIKNDETTGQLHDRLMYLGADLVLNTVRLIAKGNVMIIKQPKTEVKTAPKLYPGDCKIDWNDTLSNVYNKIRGLDPFPTAWTTLKNGKDHILTKIYTIEKVEEPHDLIPGKIISYGKELRVAVKNGFIRIIEIKLSGKKKMNSISLLNGFSFDRNAMMC; the protein is encoded by the coding sequence ATGGGGACTCCTGATTTCGCTGTCACTATTTTAAGAACTTTAATTGAAAATAATCATCATATTGTTGGTGTCATTACCGCACCGGACAAGCCTTCGGGAAGAGGAAGAAAATTAAACGAATCCGCCGTTAAAAAGTATGCAAAATCACAGGGGTTACTTGTGTTGCAACCCGCTAACCTTAAAAAAGAAGTTTTTTTATCCGAATTAAAAGAATTGCATGCTGATTTGCAGATCGTTGTAGCTTTTAGAATACTTCCTAAAGTTGTTTGGAATATGCCAAAAATGGGTACATTTAACCTGCATGCTTCATTGCTTCCAAACTATAGAGGAGCAGCTCCAATACATTGGGCCATTATGAATGGAGAGCATAAAACAGGGGTTACCACTTTTTTTATTGATGATAAAATAGATACCGGAGCAATTATCTTACAAAAAGAAATTCATATTAAAAATGATGAAACCACAGGGCAGTTACATGACAGATTAATGTATCTCGGAGCTGATTTGGTTCTCAATACCGTTCGTTTAATTGCAAAAGGCAATGTAATGATCATTAAACAGCCGAAAACAGAAGTAAAAACGGCTCCGAAGCTCTATCCGGGTGATTGTAAAATAGACTGGAATGACACCTTATCCAATGTATATAACAAAATCAGGGGGCTTGATCCGTTTCCTACAGCATGGACTACTTTAAAAAATGGTAAAGACCATATTTTAACCAAAATTTACACTATTGAGAAAGTTGAGGAACCACACGACCTTATACCGGGAAAAATAATTAGTTACGGAAAAGAATTACGGGTAGCCGTAAAAAACGGGTTTATCCGCATCATTGAAATAAAATTATCAGGAAAGAAAAAAATGAATAGCATTAGTTTATTAAATGGTTTCTCATTTGACCGGAATGCTATGATGTGCTAG
- a CDS encoding DNA-binding protein, whose amino-acid sequence MNKSDLIDAIAADAGISKVAAKAALESITNNVTATLKKGGKVALVGWGTWSVSKRAARNGRNPQTGAEIKIAAKNVVRFKAGAGLSDSVN is encoded by the coding sequence ATGAACAAATCAGATTTAATCGATGCAATAGCTGCTGATGCAGGTATCTCTAAAGTAGCCGCTAAAGCAGCTTTGGAATCTATTACAAATAACGTTACTGCTACTTTGAAAAAAGGTGGTAAAGTTGCTTTAGTAGGTTGGGGAACTTGGTCAGTATCTAAAAGAGCTGCAAGAAATGGAAGAAACCCTCAGACCGGAGCAGAAATCAAAATTGCAGCTAAAAATGTTGTTAGGTTCAAAGCTGGAGCTGGATTAAGTGACTCTGTAAACTAA